The following are encoded in a window of Pyrenophora tritici-repentis strain M4 chromosome 6, whole genome shotgun sequence genomic DNA:
- a CDS encoding FixB, Electron transfer flavoprotein, alpha subunit yields MFSLARRSILHAGRTRLQFTRFASTLAVLEQKEGKLVSQSLAAITAGTKIGGSITAFIAGGGVKSAADEAAKSKGVEKVVYVENGAYDRCLPENYAPLLVENIKKGGYTHVVAGHSAFGKNIMPRVSALLDTQQISDITAVESEDTFVRPIYAGNAIMTVQSSDSVKVITVRGTAFPAPEPEGGNATVEEGVDPKAECATEWVSEDLQKSDRPDLGSAERVVSGGRGLKSKEEFDKLMPPLADALGAAIGASRAAVDSGFADNSLQVGQTGKNVAPQLYLCAGISGAIQHLAGMKDSKVIAAINKDGEAPIFQVADVGLVGDLFEKVPELTEKLKSQ; encoded by the exons ATGTTCTCCCTTGCACGCCGATCCATCCTTCACGCAGGCCGAACACGGCTTCAGTTCACACGCTTTGCTTCTACACTCGCCGTTCTCGAACAAAAAGAGGGAAAACTTGTATCACAATCGCTTGCCGCCATCACAGCAGGAACAAAAATTGGAGGCTCAATAACAGCTTTTATTGCTGGAGGTGGGGTCAAGTCTGCCGCTGACGAGGCTGCCAAATCAAAGGGAGTAGAAAAGGTGGTTTACGTTGAGAATGGAGCCTACGATCGATGTCTTCCCGAGAACTATGCACCACTCTTGGTAGAGAACATCAAAAAGGGCGGATATACACATGTTGTTGCTGGCCACTCAGCCTTTGGAAAGAACATCATGCCCCGCGTCTCAGCGCTCTTGGATACGCAGCAGATATCAGACATTACTGCTGTTGAAAGCGAAGATA CCTTCGTTCGACCAATCTACGCCGGCAACGCCATCATGACGGTGCAATCGTCCGACAGCGTCAAGGTCATCACCGTCCGCGGCACCGCATTCCCCGCACCCGAGCCCGAAGGTGGCAACGCAACAGTCGAGGAGGGCGTAGACCCCAAGGCTGAGTGCGCAACTGAATGGGTATCCGAAGACCTACAAAAGTCTGATCGTCCCGATCTAGGCTCAGCAGAGCGAGTTGTGTCAGGAGGGCGTGGTTTGAAGTCCAAGGAGGAATTCGACAAGCTCATGCCACCTCTAGCAGATGCGCTTGGTGCCGCCATCGGCGCATCGCGAGCAGCAGTTGACAGTGGATTTGCCGACAACAGTCTGCAAGTTGGACAGACTGGAAAGAACGTTGCGCCGCAACTATACCTTTGCGCGGGTATCTCAGGGGCTATTCAACATCTGGCAGGTATGAAGGACAGCAAGGTTATTGCAGCCATCAACAAGGATGGCGAGGCGCCAATCTTCCAAGTCGCCGATGTTGGTCTCGTTGGTGATTTGTTCGAAAAGGTACCTGAGTTGACGGAGAAGCTAAAGTCACAGTAA